The genomic interval AAACACAAcaagttaaccaaaataaacattaaaccCCATGAGTTTCATCACCGGATGTTCAGACTTGTCTTAACATGAGGGCTAGTtgacaaaacccaaaaacattaCATTAGATCTCTGCATGCATaattgtacacatacaaaaatcaaaatcatatattaccttgtacaaaatcacatatctatacatgtatatatttattaccaaaTCTATGTTTTGCATAAGCACCCAATCAATTACATATGttcatcaaatacaagttataaccttaaatgtcaattctcggttcggttcggtttccacCGGTTTTTTAAAATCATGAAACCGATAACCGGTACCAATTACTCGGTTCGATTTGGTTTCCGATACCGACGCGGTGATTCTGTTCGGTTTCAGTTTCTCGATTTCGGTGCGGTTCGGTTATGGCCGGTTTCAGTTTTTTCGGTGTCAAAAAGTCCAGCCCTACATTAAGTCATGAACCAAAGGAAAGTTAGCGGCTGAAATTTGATCGTGCTGCATGCCGTGCCCTCTATATCCCATCATCACTGAAAGCTGTTTAATTGTGAATTGAATTGTCATATTCTAATGAGTGTTTCTCCGAGTGTGCAAAACTTTTGtgtcctcttcttcctccactTTCCTTTTTGGTTTCAATTGGTATTTTGGAGTTTGAAATTGTTAGAGAATTGATCTTTTTCGTGTTGGGGCTTTTCTATCCGTCAAACACTAAACTTCGGATAAGGCCACTAGTATGACCCACTCACTCCTTAGCCTCTCATCTCCTGATCTCGTCACCCATTCATAAATCCCTTCAAAATGCTGCGTTTTGGGTCATCATCATCCAAAGGTTTCAGCTTTTTAGCGCCTAAAGCGGCCAAATTTGAAATTAAGCTCCGAATCGACGCCGTTAAGAAGCTTTTAGCTGCGTTGCTCGCAGTAGCAAGAAAACTCCTTAAAATTGAAGCATCTGAACAAGCCCATTCTAATTAATTCTTAGTGCTCTCCTCTTTTTATATGGACTTGAGATTTGAAATAATCAGAATTGAAAGTCGAAATCTATGACACGAAAGCAGCACAAAAATTCCCAGATCGAAGGAGGTGATCTGAAAATCCGACTCTTATCCGACTTTGCTTTCGggattagagagagagagatgaaaatggaaatgagagagagatggaagGAGAGGAAAATGATTGATAATAATAAAGTCATAAAGTACTAAAATACGTACCCCTCAAAATTTGTAAGCAGGTAGATGTTGTAACTGAATAAACGTCTCGAGATACTGATATTGGGTCGGCCTACGAAGGTGAGATACCgttttgaaatttttaaaaCTTGAGACACCAAAAGTTAGAATATACAAAATATGAGATGCCATTTAGTctatttttccttcttttattATATCTTCTGTCACGATTGACATCGAAATAATGAAGTTTCAATTATTGGTTCGTAGTAAACGATTCAATGACTTTACATGCACCTTCGTATGCATCTATGTTTTTCCTCAGTCCTCACCAAGAAATCTACGGTCTGACTACACAATTCGACACcgatgtatgtatatatatcaagtTAAAATGGATAGATCACAAGCATTTGAGGTGTTAAAGCTTCCAGTTTGGTATAGTTGAATCGAGAATACATGTTTTGACAGCATTGTCATTTCTCACCTAGAATTGTTGTATACATTTGGGGCACTACAGTACTCAGTACTCTTCCATGCTTTGTTCATTATAGGAGGGGACGTCCTATTTTCTCAGATTAAGTACTAACTTGCATGAAGCCACTAATCAAAGTGAGGTGAGATTTCGGAAAATCCAGGTTGTGTCCCATACTGCAGTCATCAAATCTCTAGAGAATATTCGTATAGATTACATGCATGTTATATTATTGGTGTATGCATGCAAAAGCCAGAAAGCTCGGTTGCCTGGATGGATCAGGCCGTCAAACTCACCCCTTTGTCAGTTTGTCTTGTAGTTCATCATGATTCCACCAAGGCACCAACTGAGGATTATGCGGGCTACTGTAATATGCTTTTTACTACCAATCTTTTGATCCTGTGGCTTCAGAGTTTTAGGACCCAGAAGTCATAATTCTGGAGCATATGGTGAAAGGAACTCATGCTCATattttgaaaagaaagaatGTTTGACATGCAACAACTGGTTGATTTAGACCACCAATAATTGAAATATCCTTTTCAATGAAACTGATGAATACTAATTAAAGAACTCTGGACATGATGAGATCGAGATTGAAGGTTAGAGATTCAGATGTTTATAGAGTCACAAGTGTAAGTTAGTGTACTGTGTGCACATATCTCTTTGTATTGTATTGTGAGCTTTGTGACTAGCTAGTCTCCCTTGAATGTATACATGTTCAATCactcttttaaaaaaatattacaaaaaaaaaaagagtgatTGAACATGTATACATTCAATGTATTGGACTGGGTGAAAGATAATAAACGAAGAATGCTTCATGTTGTATATCGTGTTGGGGACTTGGAGAAGACTATAAAGTATGTCTTTCTTCAGAAAATAGAGTTCAATAATGCATTGTTCTAGAGACAGCTAAGgattatttttcatatgcaGATTCTATACCGAGTGTTTGGGGATGAAGCTATTGAGAAAGCGTGACATACCAGATGAGCAATACTCAAATGCTTTTCTTGGATATGGACCAGAAGATTCTAACTTTACTGTTGAACTTACATATAGTAAGTTCGCATCCGTAATTTAGTAGGAACACGAGCATAATTTCCCATTTAACAGAAGTCCTTcaaagtatcttttcatagaATTTTGAAACTTACTGTGTACTGCTGATAGATTATGGAGTGGACAAGTATGACATTGGGACTGGTTTTGGCCACTTTGGTGTTGTAGTTGGAGATGTAAGTTCATTCATTTGTCTGATCAAGTCAAACTAGACAACCTGTGTCAGTTCCCTCTCTGAGGAATCGTGTTGTTTTCTATTTGAGTTTCGCTACCATGTGCATGCCTGCTAATATTTCTGCTTGTAAAGAATCTGGCAAATATACAGTTCTGCATTTTAATTACACCAATAGAAAATTGTTAAGATATCAAGTCTGGTATGTAAAGATTGTTAAGATATCAAGTTTACTTCAGGTTTACAAGCTCTGCAGGTTGCCAAAACAGTGGAACTTATAAAGTCAAAGGGCGGGAAAGTTACCAGGGAACCTGGTCCTGCCAATGGTGGCAGTACAATAATTGCTCTTATTGAGGATCCTGATGGTTATCTATTTGAGCTTTTAGAGAGATGGCCTACACCAGAGCCCTTTGCACAAGTGATGCTTCGTGTAGGTGATCTGGACCGTGCTATTAACTTCTATAAGAAGTGAATTAGTTAAACTTGGGATATATTTGTTTCTAGTTAGGCTTTTATAAGAGTAAGCTTCCTGAAGCTTTTACTGTTCTGTGTTTCTAACTGAAAGGCTTTCGGAATGGAACTTCTCCGCACTAGAGATAATCCCGAGTACAAGGTAATTTCATTTTGTACTACACTGACAATTTCTGCTGTTTGGGGTACTTCAGCGATAACATGTCTACGTAAATCTCAGCACATACTTAGGTTCTTTACACTGCAGAACCATTACAGGCATTATGTCCGAAGCATGTCATTGCTATCTTGGCATGTAATTGATTTTGTGGGACTTGTGCATGTTTCATATTTCTATTGACCTAGTGAGCATGCTAAAATCTGAATATATATGTTGCTCATTATTGTCCATCATCAGCATAATGCTACTCTGCCTGATATTTGCTTCTGCATTTTTTTATAGTATACAGTAGCCATGTTGGGTTATGGTACTAAAGATAACAGTCCAGTGCTTGAACTGACATATAACTATGGGATCAACGATTATGACAAAGGAAATGGTTATGCTCAGGTATCTGCTATTCATTTTCTAGTACAAATGTTATTTTACCTTTTGCGACTACTATATATGATTGTTACCAGTAGTACCTGCCAAAATCTGTGTTATATTCTAATGAAGGAGACTGAGTTACGAAATGTTAACAGAGAGCAATAGGCACAGACGATGTTTATAAAAGCGCAGAAGCAGTTAGACTCTCTGGAGGAAAAATTATTCTTGAACCTGGTCCCTTGCCAGGTATCAACACCAAGATAACTGCTTGCTTAGATCCTGATGGCTGGAAATCGGTACATTCTATTCTATGCTTTTTACAAGCGAAAGTTTATTTAGTTCTTTAACATTTCCAATGTGCATCATTAGATTCTCTTAAAGTTCTGGTTCCAACTATTAATGAtcggaatttttttttaaaggagattcattcaataatttatttattttttctttcacacATCTCATCCTGCAGGTTTTTGTTGACAATGTTGATTTTCTAAAGGAATTAGAATGAATAACAGCATCAATACCACATCTCTAAATGAGACTGTTGAACATTTGTGACAAATTTGACCATAGATTATTCCAATCTGCCAATCTTAGAAATCTTGAAGCAGCTCATGAGTGAACATACACCATCCCAATTTGCAGATACATCACTTTGTATAAGCCAACAGTTTTCAGTGCTACCCTTGCTACCCATATTTATATCTAGGATTTTAAGATAGTAGGTGCATATCGATTGCTGTGAAAAGTTAACAATTTAGTCTTGCATCAATATAAATTGTAACCTTTCAAAAATTATGTTGGTATTAGATCCAACATATTCTGAATCCCTTCGGTCCACATATGCTTGTCCCTTTTACTTCTGCATTCAAATTCTATTGTCCTGTCAGCTGTTTTAATGCCAAAGTATGCCTTTGGTTTGCTGCAATCTTCCATCTCCCTTCCCGGCCATGTTGCTATGTCACAGTGAACTCCAGAGACTACACCTGCATAACAACGCAGCATATTGGCTGACAAGAGCAGAAACCAGTAGAGAATTCTTGCTTTGGTCATGAGAATGCTCTtacatttcttcttctttgtaaaTGTTCCCGCCATATGCTTGCTTTTCATTTTGACTACAACCTGTTATCACTTTAAAAGGTTGAGAAGGGAACAAGTTGAGTTCAGCTACATAAATTATAAGGATTCTGTGTTCAAGCCTTCAAGGTTTATAATTCATCAAATACTGCTCTGCAAATGAGTCCATTCCTGTCATATATTATGCTGATTTACCTGCCCATTTGAGTTGGTGTTGAAAGAAACTTGTTTCCAGTGGAGATCACCTGCAGTTGAAAGTTAATCTCTTTCAGTTCCACATGTGTAATTGAAAATCACGATTATTGacgtttattattttttaagcaTATACCTTTCCTTGTACGTTTGAGAAGTTCCCCTCCCCTTGTGACAAAGTCAAGTGATGAGTTTGATTCTTTTCCTTCACATTTTTCCTCTGCCAGGGCAATGGTATTGCCTCCATACTCCTTTTGTAGCCTTATCTTGAGTGTAGCAGCTCCTCGTAAAGCTGTTATTCATTGATCAGCAACTATATAACACCATCGGTAAAGCTTAACTACAGTAGTGGGGTTTTAAGCCTAGTACCTGTCGCAGCTCCAGCTGTTAAGGTCATGATATCTCCATTAGTCCTCGCGTTAACTGCAGAACTGACAACTGATAGAATATTGTCATGATCAGCTCCCATCTCCTCTGCGATCTCGATGCAACGTGAAGCTACTAGAGCAGCTGCAGATGCTAGTGCTGTTGAAATTTCAGTCCTCTCGGATGCTGCTgttgttttattttgagcACTGGCAGCTGATGTTTCAGTTTCAGGCAATACAGTTGAAGCTGCAAGTGCTGCTACCGCAGCAGCAACACCAGCCACAGAAATCGCAGCATGCAACTGTGCATTTTGGCTCCTCATTTCCTGCTTCTTTCTCCCCTTTTGATCTTTTAGCCATCTCCCCATTGTTTTTCCTCTCAACATACTCTTGTATAGCTGCAATGTGGAATCAACAATCaggaaaatgaaaattgaaaagaggtTTATGGATGTTTAAGATTGGAATTTATGATATCAATACCCCATTATTGATCAATTGTTGTTGACTGGAAAGGAAATCCGGATGAAGTGCATGATGCAGTAAAAACAAGTCCTGCACATACAATTAACCAGCTATAGAAGTTCATGGGACAAGAGGCTTATTGTAAATCTGGTATAAGCAATAATAAAAGTTCTATGCAGTCATTACATCAAGGGAACCAGGCATAGATAGTTATATACTTAGTGGCACATTAAAGAGTTAATAAGCAATTATTGACTAGCTTAAATCAAGCGCTCATGCAGACAGACAATTATGGTGATTCTTCAGCTTGAAGTTGAAGATCAATTTAAGAGAGAGGTACCTTCATTTCATCACTGTTTCTTGGCGAAATAGAAGGGCTGACTCCACTGGGTAGCTGCTAAgtaagaaaatgatacgttaaatccacaaaacacttaagaatgcTGATTTATTGTACTCTTGACAGCTACTGAACTATGTCTCGAACACTTGATTTGGATTGATTAAGGGTCCAATTAAACAGTAGTCTAGACTCTAGATCGACAGTGACAACATAACATAGTAAAATTGATTACCACTCAACTGACGAGGGATAAGTAGTATTTAAACAAATATTGGCAGTAAGACAAGATCAATACGTTGGTAAGGAAGAAACTCACAGATGATTCACACAAACGCATGGAACTGGAATGGCGAGGTTCAGCAGTGCCCTCAAAAGAGAATGATGACTTATTCTCAAGACTCTTAGAAGCAACATGAGAGTGAGAAAGAGCTTTGGAGATCTCCATGGCAGAGAGGCTCCATGATCTCGCCAGAAACTCCATGGACTCCGTCGGGGTTTCAGGTGGCGGGGCACATAAACCCGCCGCTCCAATACTCGTACCGCCATTTTCATCTATGTTCTCCAACCCATGTCGTGTTCTGGAGCATTTCAAACTGCAAGAGCTCACTGATACCATAACACAAGCACAAAGAGATGGTTAGCTATTCAAACTTTGTCTCACAATATTGGTCTTGCAGTTTGAATTAGAAGAAGTGTTCCTTACTATCTAAGCTCGGCTACCAATGGAGAATCTAATATAGCCAAGAAATCAAGCCAGAATGAGAGGATAGTGATGAAGAAGAGGTACAAGAGCACAGTACGTATATAACCAGGAAGAAAAAGTAAGCTGCATGATTCTTTATTGCGATGTGTACAAATTCTGTAAGCCAATTAAAGACCAATGATCATTTTTTGTCATCACTAACTCGATCTATTGctgcttttaatttcttttccgCACGGATGTgctttatacatatataggaAAAAGACCTTCTCTGGAGCGGCCgagttcatcttcatcattacTAGCGTTCTTTTGTCACCATTATCAAAGTCCATAGTTGAGAACAAGGGGCCCTTTCTGGGTTGGATTCCAATAATATGAGTGTGCATCAAGTTCATTGATTACCATCAGTTTTTAAATTCATGTTAATGAAAGTTTTCGTGTAATCTCATGGTGTTCTTTAGCGAGGTTGATCAGAGATTAACTGGAAGGCTTATGGAAGGAACAAGAATGCAATGTGCCCTATCTGGCCTATCATGTCAACTGCAAAGTTTTAAAGCAACCTGGTAAAGCTGGGTCTCCTTTCACCTTTGTAACTTTGACAGTATTCCCATATCAGATTGTtggaaaaataacattttgaCCTTGGATCAGGTTaatgaaaatgcaaacacaCTTATCAGTGTGCTCTAATTGCGATTTTGAGAAGTTAACAATCAAGATGCAAGACAAATTGGAGGCACCAGCAGAATCCCTTAAAACCTTCCAAGAGCTCTTCACCAGGTACTGGTAGCATTAAGTACCAAAGAGCCATAATTTCAAGGTCAATACCCAAGCACCAACCAAGGAAACAGTTTATGATTAAATCTTTAATCATTGTGTTAATTTCTAATCTAATCATGTTGCATAGGTGAGTGATCAACAGCAACTCTGGAGTCCCACACCCACCATTACATTAGTTTTTCTGGACCACccattagtttgatttgatgaCTTTAACCTAGAATGTGCAGCAAATGTGATAACACAAAGCGTTCAAATTTCGGCTAGACTGCTGCATAAACAAATGTGCGAGTAAATTTATACAGAAATAAGTAAATTTTTCAACGGGGTAAATGTTAAACAGTAAAATCATTGATTTCGGACTGGGATATTGTggaatgaggttttcctataACAATTTTGGCCCAATTCCAATAAGCACTATAAGTATAACCTAATTAGGCCCTGCTTGATGTAATGGACTATAGAGTTACCTTTAAAGACTTAAATGAGTACAGAGGTGGAAGAATTTATAGAAGGATATATCTATAATACCCTCTTCCATTGACATCAACAACTTCAATGAAGTTCCTCCCTTTCATCCTTTATAACCCATCTCCTATCAAGATCTGAAGCAAAGAAAATTAATGTTAATAATACAATCAGATATAGAAAAAGTATGGTTTCTATGGAAACTCCATAAGAATTTATACCTGAATTACTAGTTTACACTTTTCCAGATTCTGAAGGACCTGGGTACCTAAGGTTCAAACTTGAAACTTCAATCCAGATGAACATCCAGGGCTTTCATCCCAAAATGTTACAGCAATAACAGAAAGCAACTCAATCCTGAATTGAATAAGATATGTCACCAAACTATACTgcgaaaaaaaatattatgatctttatcaaattaaatgGTAAACAAACTTTACATGTCATCCACACAACATTAAACTGGCTCAGTCCATCTTTTCCACCTATGCACATGAAAACTCCAAGCTTTGTAGGGAAAGTCCTATTGCATCTAGTGCGGTCATGTTTTGCCAGGCACGTCTCAGTATGCCAAGCAAGCAATCCAAACTTCATTACATTTGCTACAGCAAGATGCATGCTCCGAGTGTATTCTTTTACATCTGTAGCTGAAGATAGGAAATCAACAGTGAAGAGGTTAATTAACATGCAGATTGAGTAATTTGTGCCATTACATACTGTTTAATCATGCAACATTACAGTATACCTATTACTTTGGTTCAGAAGTTCGATTTCGAGATGGCATCCAACTGCTTGAAGCACCATGTTGGCGACCTACATCAGCAGTTTCAGCCAACCCCTCTGGTTTTGGTAATTTGAGCGCATTGCTTTTATTCTGCAACAATCCCCaaagaaaaaccatttaaacaCCACATGACAAAGTGCAAAAGATTACAACCTGTAAACAGTACTGGATACTTCATGAAACATAAATACACATAACTATAATTTATATCACATgttacatacatatttttcaATAGTTCTATTAGCACCCGAATTCGGGACTGCAGATGATGTAAA from Argentina anserina chromosome 2, drPotAnse1.1, whole genome shotgun sequence carries:
- the LOC126784849 gene encoding VAN3-binding protein isoform X2 — encoded protein: MVSVSSCSLKCSRTRHGLENIDENGGTSIGAAGLCAPPPETPTESMEFLARSWSLSAMEISKALSHSHVASKSLENKSSFSFEGTAEPRHSSSMRLCESSLPSGVSPSISPRNSDEMKDLFLLHHALHPDFLSSQQQLINNGLYKSMLRGKTMGRWLKDQKGRKKQEMRSQNAQLHAAISVAGVAAAVAALAASTVLPETETSAASAQNKTTAASERTEISTALASAAALVASRCIEIAEEMGADHDNILSVVSSAVNARTNGDIMTLTAGAATALRGAATLKIRLQKEYGGNTIALAEEKCEGKESNSSLDFVTRGGELLKRTRKGDLHWKQVSFNTNSNGQVVVKMKSKHMAGTFTKKKKCVVSGVHCDIATWPGREMEDCSKPKAYFGIKTADRTIEFECRSKRDKHMWTEGIQNMLDLIPT
- the LOC126784311 gene encoding probable lactoylglutathione lyase, chloroplastic, whose translation is MYTFNVLDWVKDNKRRMLHVVYRVGDLEKTIKFYTECLGMKLLRKRDIPDEQYSNAFLGYGPEDSNFTVELTYNYGVDKYDIGTGFGHFGVVVGDVAKTVELIKSKGGKVTREPGPANGGSTIIALIEDPDGYLFELLERWPTPEPFAQVMLRAFGMELLRTRDNPEYKYTVAMLGYGTKDNSPVLELTYNYGINDYDKGNGYAQRAIGTDDVYKSAEAVRLSGGKIILEPGPLPGINTKITACLDPDGWKSVFVDNVDFLKELE
- the LOC126784849 gene encoding VAN3-binding protein isoform X1, which codes for MVSVSSCSLKCSRTRHGLENIDENGGTSIGAAGLCAPPPETPTESMEFLARSWSLSAMEISKALSHSHVASKSLENKSSFSFEGTAEPRHSSSMRLCESSQLPSGVSPSISPRNSDEMKDLFLLHHALHPDFLSSQQQLINNGLYKSMLRGKTMGRWLKDQKGRKKQEMRSQNAQLHAAISVAGVAAAVAALAASTVLPETETSAASAQNKTTAASERTEISTALASAAALVASRCIEIAEEMGADHDNILSVVSSAVNARTNGDIMTLTAGAATALRGAATLKIRLQKEYGGNTIALAEEKCEGKESNSSLDFVTRGGELLKRTRKGDLHWKQVSFNTNSNGQVVVKMKSKHMAGTFTKKKKCVVSGVHCDIATWPGREMEDCSKPKAYFGIKTADRTIEFECRSKRDKHMWTEGIQNMLDLIPT